From Longimicrobium sp., the proteins below share one genomic window:
- a CDS encoding GAF domain-containing sensor histidine kinase has translation MENDAPTFTHAAGAQAEEAAEPGFGARELEALRRMAVAALDTTDADEVFRIVCALLPELLGADFAAVSVPLLEEVRDWCAEQSPPREARARLMELLERVRRSGEPLAAGAAEGGLLREEQVLPAAFGTGAALVLPLPQEGGGPWGALLVGWHGRRSLPEPVVRLARAVGEQAAAAFRSVARHDALRQAAVRRERFFSAMSHDLRTPITAIVGYSELLQDGIIGDLDTRQQEMVERISQVSSHLAELVNDILDIAKLDAGRMEFHRERVALGELVDEALPAVEPQARAKGLELRLDLDAERATVLEVDPSRVRQVLVNLLSNAVKFTERGRVAVAAGVDGARSWIEVADTGPGLPPGSEEAVFEEFLQIAAGNKAKREPGSGLGLAISRRLARAMGGDLTARNAEGGGAVFTLYLPLAREEAAD, from the coding sequence ATGGAGAACGACGCCCCCACCTTCACGCACGCCGCCGGCGCCCAGGCCGAAGAGGCCGCGGAGCCGGGCTTCGGCGCGCGCGAGCTGGAGGCGCTCCGGCGGATGGCGGTGGCGGCGCTCGACACCACCGACGCCGATGAGGTGTTCCGGATCGTCTGCGCGCTGCTGCCGGAGCTGCTGGGGGCCGACTTCGCGGCGGTGAGCGTGCCGCTGCTGGAGGAGGTGCGCGACTGGTGCGCGGAGCAGTCGCCGCCGCGCGAGGCGCGCGCCCGGCTGATGGAGCTGCTGGAGCGGGTGCGCCGCTCGGGCGAGCCGCTGGCGGCGGGCGCGGCGGAGGGCGGGCTGCTGCGCGAGGAGCAGGTGCTCCCGGCGGCGTTCGGGACCGGGGCGGCGCTGGTGCTGCCCCTGCCGCAGGAGGGCGGCGGCCCGTGGGGGGCGCTGCTGGTGGGATGGCACGGCCGCCGGTCGCTGCCGGAGCCGGTGGTGCGCCTGGCCCGGGCGGTGGGCGAGCAGGCGGCGGCCGCGTTCAGGAGCGTGGCTCGCCACGACGCGCTGCGGCAGGCGGCGGTGCGCCGCGAGCGCTTCTTCTCGGCCATGAGCCACGACCTGCGCACGCCGATCACGGCCATCGTGGGGTACAGCGAGCTCCTGCAGGACGGGATCATCGGCGACCTGGACACGCGCCAGCAGGAGATGGTGGAGCGCATCAGCCAGGTCTCCAGCCACCTCGCGGAGCTGGTCAACGACATCCTCGACATCGCCAAGCTGGACGCGGGGCGGATGGAGTTCCACCGCGAGCGGGTGGCGCTGGGGGAACTGGTGGACGAGGCGCTCCCGGCGGTGGAGCCGCAGGCGCGCGCCAAGGGGCTCGAGCTGCGCCTGGACCTGGACGCCGAGCGGGCGACGGTGCTGGAGGTGGACCCCTCGCGGGTGCGGCAGGTGCTGGTGAACCTCCTCTCCAACGCGGTGAAGTTCACCGAGCGCGGGCGGGTGGCGGTGGCGGCGGGGGTGGACGGCGCCCGCAGCTGGATCGAGGTGGCCGACACGGGGCCGGGGCTCCCGCCCGGGAGCGAGGAGGCGGTGTTCGAGGAGTTCCTGCAGATCGCGGCGGGGAACAAGGCCAAGCGCGAGCCGGGGAGCGGACTGGGGCTG
- a CDS encoding OsmC family protein, with product MAVEITGIYTGGLKMELTHGPSGTTLSTAAPRDNQGDGSSFSPTDLLAASLGSCMVTTMAIVARREGIPFEGASFALQKHMRADPRRVEAVPVTLRLPASLTPEQRAKLEHAALNCPVHRSLLPEIRKDVEFVYE from the coding sequence ATGGCGGTCGAGATCACCGGCATCTACACGGGCGGCCTGAAGATGGAGCTCACGCATGGGCCCTCGGGCACCACGCTGAGCACGGCCGCCCCGCGCGACAACCAGGGCGACGGCAGCTCGTTCTCGCCCACCGACCTCCTGGCGGCGTCGCTGGGCTCGTGCATGGTCACCACCATGGCGATCGTCGCCCGGCGCGAGGGGATCCCCTTCGAGGGCGCCAGCTTCGCGCTCCAGAAGCACATGCGCGCCGACCCGCGCCGCGTGGAGGCCGTCCCGGTGACGCTCAGGCTCCCCGCCTCGCTCACCCCCGAGCAGCGCGCGAAGCTGGAGCACGCGGCGCTCAACTGCCCCGTGCACCGCAGCCTGCTCCCGGAGATCCGCAAGGACGTGGAGTTCGTGTACGAATAG
- a CDS encoding class I SAM-dependent rRNA methyltransferase: MSLPPLRLRKDEDRRLRAGHLWVFSNEVDVERTPLTAFAPGDPVEVQDARGAPLGMGYVNPRSLIAARLVSRDRDARLDRALLRRRLARALALRDRLFPRPFYRLAFGESDGVPGLVVDRFGDVLVAQVTTAGVERAKDEVVAALRDLLAPAGVLFRNDAPGRALEGLEEYVETAWGEVPELVPLEENGVRFEAPMAGQKTGWFYDHRINRARMAAYVRDARVLDVFSYVGGWGVQAAAAGAAEVVCVDASAPALEQARRNAALNGVEDRVSERRGDAFDVLRALAAEGEKFDVVVLDPPAFVKRKKDLKAGEEAYRRVNALAMEVLRQDGILVSASCSYHLPRESLQDAMLRAARRQGRSLQILEQGHQGPDHPVHPAIPETAYLKAFVGRVG; encoded by the coding sequence ATGAGCCTTCCACCGCTGCGCCTGAGAAAGGACGAGGACCGCAGGCTGCGTGCCGGGCACCTGTGGGTGTTCAGCAACGAGGTCGACGTCGAGCGGACCCCGCTCACCGCCTTCGCCCCCGGCGATCCCGTCGAGGTGCAGGACGCCCGCGGCGCCCCGCTCGGCATGGGCTACGTGAACCCCCGCTCGCTGATCGCCGCGCGCTTGGTGAGCCGCGACCGCGACGCCCGCCTGGACCGCGCCCTGCTCAGGCGCCGCCTGGCCCGGGCGCTGGCGCTGCGCGACCGGCTCTTCCCCCGCCCCTTCTACCGCCTGGCCTTCGGCGAGAGCGACGGGGTCCCGGGGCTGGTGGTGGACCGCTTCGGCGACGTGCTGGTGGCGCAGGTCACCACCGCCGGCGTCGAGCGGGCGAAGGACGAGGTGGTCGCGGCGCTCCGCGACCTCCTCGCCCCGGCCGGCGTCCTCTTCCGCAACGACGCGCCGGGACGGGCGCTGGAGGGGCTGGAGGAGTACGTCGAGACCGCCTGGGGCGAAGTCCCCGAGCTGGTGCCGCTGGAGGAGAACGGCGTGCGCTTCGAGGCCCCCATGGCCGGGCAGAAGACCGGGTGGTTCTACGACCACCGGATAAACCGCGCCCGCATGGCCGCCTACGTGCGGGACGCGCGCGTGCTCGACGTCTTCAGCTACGTGGGCGGGTGGGGGGTGCAGGCCGCGGCCGCCGGCGCGGCGGAAGTGGTGTGCGTCGACGCCTCGGCCCCCGCGCTGGAGCAGGCCCGCAGGAACGCCGCGCTGAACGGCGTGGAAGACCGCGTGTCGGAGCGCCGCGGCGACGCCTTCGACGTGCTGCGCGCACTCGCCGCCGAGGGCGAGAAGTTCGACGTGGTGGTGCTGGACCCGCCCGCCTTCGTCAAGCGCAAGAAGGACCTCAAGGCGGGCGAGGAGGCGTACCGGCGGGTGAACGCCCTGGCGATGGAGGTGCTGCGGCAGGACGGGATCCTGGTGTCGGCCTCGTGCAGCTACCACCTGCCGCGCGAGTCGCTGCAGGACGCCATGCTGCGCGCCGCCCGCCGCCAGGGCCGCTCGCTGCAGATCCTGGAGCAGGGCCACCAGGGCCCCGACCACCCCGTCCACCCCGCCATCCCCGAGACGGCGTACCTGAAGGCGTTCGTGGGGAGGGTGGGGTGA